AGTTTATTAACTACAATTGTATAAATAAAACGACGGAAGCTGATCAAATCAATCTTTGATCAGCTTCCCTTTGCATTTATATGAATCTCTTTGAATTGTCATAAATGCACCGTGCACAGGCACCCACACAATTCTCACACAATTTATTAATGGATATTCCGCTTTGTGAAACTTCCGCCTCGTACTTCGGCGACTTCGTAAACAGTGACAAACGCTGACGGATCAATTTCAAGGATAATTTCCTTCATCTTACTATCTTCGAGCCGGTTGATAATGCATGTGATTTCCCTGAATTCTTCATTGGAATACGCGCCTTGAACGATACTATAAGTCGAACTGCGGCCTAAACGATCACGAATCGTTTCGACCATACCTTCAGGTTCGCTCGTAATAATTTTATACATTTTAGAACCGCTAAGTCCTTCTTCAACAATGCTGATCACTTTAGTGGCGATGTAGTAAGCAATTGCGGATAAGAAAGCTCCTTGAAGTCCAAAGACAATCGACACGATTGCGAAAACGAAGACGTTCAAAAAGAGGATCAAATCACTTGTTCCGAACGGCATCCTCCGGGATAGCAAGACGGCTAACATATCAATTCCGTCAAGAGCGCCGCCATTACGCAGCGCTAATCCCATTCCGAAACCGAGGATAATTCCGCCCACAACTGTTATTAATAACGTATCTCCGTGAATGATTATTGGCACATGATGCATTAGGCTTGTGCTGACCGCCAGTGTAGCAATTCCAAGTAC
The sequence above is drawn from the Sporosarcina luteola genome and encodes:
- a CDS encoding YitT family protein translates to MPKTQQKTPVWKLFARGAMVMLGALIAAYGLESVLIPNKVSDGGVTGLSIVGSELFGFPLGLLIAILNIPFVFLGYKQIGKSFAIYSVLGIATLAVSTSLMHHVPIIIHGDTLLITVVGGIILGFGMGLALRNGGALDGIDMLAVLLSRRMPFGTSDLILFLNVFVFAIVSIVFGLQGAFLSAIAYYIATKVISIVEEGLSGSKMYKIITSEPEGMVETIRDRLGRSSTYSIVQGAYSNEEFREITCIINRLEDSKMKEIILEIDPSAFVTVYEVAEVRGGSFTKRNIH